The window GCTATGTATGCATTCACAATCATCGCGTATTTCGCGACACTGCCCCGCCTCTTTGATAGAGTTTATTGGATAGTTGACATTAATTCTTGCGTCCATCTATGGATCCTTTCCATAGCCTGAACGGCAGCTACTCGACGTTGATCACTTGGTTCAGCCTGGTGACTCGACGTCGCTTCATCATTCATTTCTGTGTCTATGCCAGAAGGAACTTGTTCTGGAGTGGTTTCCATAATTTGTGTCGAACTTGTATTCTCCAACCATTGGACTTTCATGAGACCTCACTCTAGCCTGTTTAGGTGAATTTCGATACCTTTCCCTGAGACTTAATAAGTATTGGTTAATAAACATTTCTTTGTATTCATCCATTATTCTGTTGCCACGATTCCAACCTTCTATAAGTTGTTGTTTGATCAGTGATCCTGAAAGTGGTAGACCTTCCATGAGTACTTCTATACTTAAACACTTTCCCGGTGTTAGGAAATCCGCAGGTTTAAGTATGTGCTCTACATTTGATCCTACATAAGTGAGAGGTCTGGTATTAGTAACCGCTTCTACTTCTTTGATAATCGTTAAAAGTTGATTATCTTCCAGCATATGTTTTTGAAGCGTTCTCTTTAAGCAATGCTTAACAATTGCTACTAGCCTTTCATAAGCACCTCCATGCCACGGTGCAAGTTGTGGGATAAATTTCCATTTTATGTTAGTTATAAAATTTCCTTCTTCCGTTAATATTTCTCCTAACAATCTAAATTGTGAGGCATTATCTGTTAATATAAGAGTCGGAGCCCCCCTTGTAGCTATGAATCTCTTAAATGCCATAAGACATTCGTTAGTAGTCAGATCCTTGACAACTTCTAGGTGTATTGCCCTGATCACTAGACACGTAAACAAGCAGATCCACCTTTTCTTTAGACCGCTTTCCGTTCTCACGACCATTGGTCCAAAATAGTCCACTCCTGTATAAGCGAATGAATTTGTATACTTCACCCTTTCTACCGGTAATGCAGGAGTCTTGGGTAATTCATACGGACCTCCTCCGTGTTTCACGCATCTTGGACATTTACTTAACGTTTTTTGGACCTTACTTCTACCTTGAGGTATCCAATACTTCTGACGTATAAGGCTTAAAGTATGAGCCACTCCTACATGAAGATTCTTTTCATGAGTTTCCTTTATAAGTTTTTCAGTCAATTCGCTTTCTTTTGGTAAAAGAATAGGATGTTTTGCGTCGTAAGATAAGTCTGAATGCGCAAGACGACCGTCACATCTTAGTATTCCATTTGTGTCACAGAATAGACCTAAGCTGCGAGCTAGACTTGTTTTCTTTCCTTGTACTTCTTCCGGAAACATTGTTTCTTGTAGCTGTTTTATTTCTTGTAATTGAGGATCTAAGTTTGTTACTGGACTTGGTTCGGCAGACAATGTTTTAGCCTTTAGATGATTATCTGTGTTAGACAGACCCTCCGCCAACAGAAGAGAAACTTCAGCACCTGGGCTTTTTGGCCAGGTCTTTGAATCCTGTCGTAAGAAGGCGGGTCCATTTAACCACCCATTTCTCTCTTCCTTTGAGGTACTTGGTCGTGTTGCAGTGTCTGCTGGATTAAGTCCAGATGGAACATATCTCAcaattagatttttattttttctaatttcgtcCATTCTTCTAGACACGAACGGTTCCAGTAGTTTGTCTGAATAAAACCAGCTTTTTACGATCTGACTATCGGTCCACAATATCATCTCCGTTATATCCAGTTGTAAAAACTTGAAGACATATTTAATAAGTCTACTTCCAATTAAAACACCTAGTAATTCGAGTCTTGGTATCTTCAAATTTTCTTGATCTTTGGTAGGTACAAGACGTGACTTGCCTATTACAAACTGGACGTTATCTCCTTGCACCAGATATACTACAGCCGCGTAGGCTACTGTCGAAGAATCTGTAAAACAGTGTAATTGTGCCTTATGTCTATTTGGCACAGTCATATTTCTTGGTAGACGTATTGACTCTATTTCTTTAAGATCTTCTAGAATACTCATCCATTTCTGTTTTGTTTCATTAGATAATGAGCTGTCCCATTTGACCTTTTCCTTCCATAATTGCTGGAGAAGTAGTTTGGCTGGCAGTACTATGGGTACACTGAATCCACAAGGATCGTATATTGCCGCTATAGTTTTGAGTATTCCTCTCTTCGTAATCTCATTATTCTTGTTTACTTTGGCTCTAAGTTGGAGTGAGTCTTCCTTTAAGTCCCAATTTAAGCCCAAAGTCTTCACTGTGATCTCTGGAGCCACATCCTGTATTTGATTGAGAAAATCCTTTGAATTAGAACTCCACTCTCGAAGATTCATTGATATCTCAGAAAACTTGTCCTTTGCCTCTTTATACAGATCTAATGCTTCATCTACTGACTCTGTGCCTGTAAGTAAGTTGTCCACATATATGTTATTGGCCAGCTGTTTTGTATAATTCCCTTCAGAGGTCTGTAGATGATGCTTTATTGTAGCATTTAATAAAAATGGACTGGAGATAATTCCAAAGGGTACCCGAGTGAATCTGTATTGTATAAGGTTGTCTTCAGTAACAGGTTTTTCTGTATCTTTCAGCCATAGAAATCTAGTCACATCtctatcattattatttaatccAATTTGCAAGAAAGCCTTTTCTACGTCTGCAGTTAATCCTACATTGTGGCATCTGAATTGAATTAATAATCCAGTCAGGTCTTCTAGCATCATTGGACCGGCATATAAGCATTCATTAAGACTTTTCGCATTCTTTACTTTCGCTGAAGCATCATATACCAGTCTAAGTGCTTTTCCATTAGCCATAACTCCGTGAAATGGTAAATAATGTATAGGATGATCCCTTTCTTTCTTGTTAGGAACTTCTTCTATAATTTTCTTTTCCAATTGATCACTTAATGTCTTTTCATACATTGATAACGTCTCTTTATCCAGTCTTTTCACGAGCCCTACAAGTCTTCCATATGCTAATCCGTAATTTGTTGGTAACTCTGGAGGATAATCCTTCCATGGCCAGCTGACATGGTATCTTCCACTTTCTAGTATTGTGTTTTCGTTGAAATGCTTGATCGCTTCTTCATCTCTATTGGTGTTAGGCGAGTCGACAATTCCTATAGATTCTAAATCCCATAAGGCTCTCATAGATGTATTATCCAACGGTAGATCTGGTTCATTTAATTTGGTCTCGTATGAGGCTTGGAAGTATGTAAGTACTGATAATTCTTCTCCTCTTTCTTCTCTTGATCGACCAGACAGCATCCAACCAAACACAGAATTCACTAGATATAGATTTTCCTTTATCTCTATCTTCTCGGATAGCATTAGTGACTGATAGTAGTCGTTCCCTATCAGGATGTCAACTTGATCTTCGAGTGATCCGTCATCGGATAGAATATACTTGTTTCGATGTTCCCATTCTAAGAAGTCCTTGCTAAAGGTGGATACTTCATGAGTCATAGAGCGCACAATGTTGACATATATTAACTTTAGTTCATTAGTTTTTGTTTGCAAGCAGAGTCTGGCCAGTGGAGTCTCCAACTCACGAGGTTTATCCTCAGCAAAGGTAAATACCGTGAGATGCTGTTTCTCTTCAGATTCCAGGTTAAGTTTTTTGGCTACCTTTTGTAAGATATAACTTCTCATGCTGCCACAATCGAAGAGCACACGACATTTGAGTATTGTATTGTTTCTGCCTATAGCGTTAACTATAACTGTCTGGAGTACTGTTGGCGAATCGTCATTGATATGTAATGAGGTCGTGGTTTCCTTCTTAGGTTGTTCCTTCGTGGGTTGTTCCTTCGTAGGGCACAGTGCTCTGTTGTGTTGTCCTTTTCTTCCACAATGTAGACAAGTTCTAAAATTTCTTTTACACGTTCTTGCACGGTGACCTAGACCTAAACATATGTAGCAGCGGTTATTTAACTTTGACTTTCTTTGTTGTACTGTTTTGAACTTGGTGCACTCCTCATTGAAGTGATCTCCACTACAGAATATACAtgaaatctttcttttcttttgaaTAGGTACAGAACTGTTTCTTTCTTCCATGAACTTTCGTTTATTGGCATATGTCTTACTAAAGGCAGTCAAGGTTGGTTTATGCTTCTTATGTGTGTCCTTGCTAACATCTGGTTTCCTCGACCTTGTTCTTTTCTTGTTCCTAGACTCTTGTATTAGAAGCGTTTCTGTAGTGAAGCTTTTCTCCTTATTTTTAAATTCTTCACAAGTTCCTTTTGCATCTTGTCTGGCTGTGAGCACTACTTGTAACTCTTTTCTTAACTCTTCTATAGACTCAGGTGGATGAAGAACCTGTCTTGTCTCTCTTAATTGAATAAGAGCGTTTAA of the Cydia fagiglandana chromosome 17, ilCydFagi1.1, whole genome shotgun sequence genome contains:
- the LOC134672862 gene encoding uncharacterized protein LOC134672862; amino-acid sequence: MTTEQLEGDETLAELNALIQLRETRQVLHPPESIEELRKELQVVLTARQDAKGTCEEFKNKEKSFTTETLLIQESRNKKRTRSRKPDVSKDTHKKHKPTLTAFSKTYANKRKFMEERNSSVPIQKKRKISCIFCSGDHFNEECTKFKTVQQRKSKLNNRCYICLGLGHRARTCKRNFRTCLHCGRKGQHNRALCPTKEQPTKEQPKKETTTSLHINDDSPTVLQTVIVNAIGRNNTILKCRVLFDCGSMRSYILQKVAKKLNLESEEKQHLTVFTFAEDKPRELETPLARLCLQTKTNELKLIYVNIVRSMTHEVSTFSKDFLEWEHRNKYILSDDGSLEDQVDILIGNDYYQSLMLSEKIEIKENLYLVNSVFGWMLSGRSREERGEELSVLTYFQASYETKLNEPDLPLDNTSMRALWDLESIGIVDSPNTNRDEEAIKHFNENTILESGRYHVSWPWKDYPPELPTNYGLAYGRLVGLVKRLDKETLSMYEKTLSDQLEKKIIEEVPNKKERDHPIHYLPFHGVMANGKALRLVYDASAKVKNAKSLNECLYAGPMMLEDLTGLLIQFRCHNVGLTADVEKAFLQIGLNNNDRDVTRFLWLKDTEKPVTEDNLIQYRFTRVPFGIISSPFLLNATIKHHLQTSEGNYTKQLANNIYVDNLLTGTESVDEALDLYKEAKDKFSEISMNLREWSSNSKDFLNQIQDVAPEITVKTLGLNWDLKEDSLQLRAKVNKNNEITKRGILKTIAAIYDPCGFSVPIVLPAKLLLQQLWKEKVKWDSSLSNETKQKWMSILEDLKEIESIRLPRNMTVPNRHKAQLHCFTDSSTVAYAAVVYLVQGDNVQFVIGKSRLVPTKDQENLKIPRLELLGVLIGSRLIKYVFKFLQLDITEMILWTDSQIVKSWFYSDKLLEPFVSRRMDEIRKNKNLIVRYVPSGLNPADTATRPSTSKEERNGWLNGPAFLRQDSKTWPKSPGAEVSLLLAEGLSNTDNHLKAKTLSAEPSPVTNLDPQLQEIKQLQETMFPEEVQGKKTSLARSLGLFCDTNGILRCDGRLAHSDLSYDAKHPILLPKESELTEKLIKETHEKNLHVGVAHTLSLIRQKYWIPQGRSRGENHCALLTCNLNLEFWASRAMS